The Prionailurus viverrinus isolate Anna chromosome B4, UM_Priviv_1.0, whole genome shotgun sequence genome has a window encoding:
- the SLC35E3 gene encoding solute carrier family 35 member E3 isoform X3 codes for MASLADRMRGNGRIAAGLLLNLLVSICIVFLNKWIYVHHGFPNMSLTLVHFVVTWLGLYICQKLDIFAPKSLPPSKLLLLALSFCGFVVFTNLSLQNNTIGTYQLAKAMTTPVIIVIQTLCYKKTFSTKIQLTLIPITLGVILNSYYDVKFNFLGMVFAALGVLVTSLYQVEEDRKALNRQWSLIETPEAFWRRNQQDLTECGMTKSLQIV; via the exons ATGGCATCGCTTGCGGACCGAATGCGAGGCAACGGGCGCATCGCCGCTGGGCTCCTGCTTAACCTGCTGGTGTCCATCTGCATCGTGTTCCTAAACAAATGGATCTATGTGCACCACGGCTTCCCTAACATGAGCCTGACCCTGGTGCACTTCGTGGTCACCTGGCTGGGCTTGTACATCTGCCAGAAACTGGACATCTTTGCCCCCAAGAGTCTGCCGCCTTCCAAACTCCTCCTCCTGGCCCTCAGCTTCTGTGGCTTCGTGGTCTTCACCAATCTCTCTCTGCAGAACAACACCATAGGCACCTATCAGCTGGCCAAGGCCATGACCACGCCGGTCATCATAGTCATCCAGACCCTGTGCTACAAGAAAACCTTCTCTACCAAAATACAGCTCACGCTG ATTCCTATAACTTTAGGTGTAATCCTAAATTCTTATTACGATGTGAAGTTTAATTTCCTTGGAATGGTGTTTGCTGCTCTTGGTGTTTTAGTTACATCCCTTTATCAAGtg gaggaagacaggaaggcGCTGAACAGACAGTGGTCGTTGATAGAGACCCCAGAAGCCTTTTGGAGAAGGAATCAGCAGGACCTGACTGAATGTGGAATGACGAAA TCCCTGCAGATTGTGTGA